The following proteins are encoded in a genomic region of Colletotrichum higginsianum IMI 349063 chromosome 9, whole genome shotgun sequence:
- a CDS encoding Negative regulator of dna transposition, with amino-acid sequence MPASLDSQRLEAVFQSRPDILQGIQKAADTPARVALFNNIASFVHEQINGPEPVSKRRRVDEGPTNGFKATNTNGTLAKAAPKSSGTGNAADEEVLLEIKEISVSVPQRKKYDLCFTANHLYARAPNTTAPVEGITYAWEDIEYAFYLPVPEKTQVQHNYVLFPRGTCLPTKTAPEKEALVFTVPSTPPKQGTIGGPRANAASTVSDTYRALFDWALTTHLSSAGNRAEIVAADPSKFHSLVRQPHRPNEKAVHVKAFRGSKDGYLFFLPNGIFYGFKKPLVFLPIDRIVAVSYTSVLQRTFNIVVEVFTEGDATEEIEFGMLDQEDYGGIDESYVKRHGLQDRSMAEQRKAKMELTENLKAKKGADAEAGANGDTDANGMTELEKAHLEAEQALQEDEDEDEEDYDPGSEGESEGSGSSDDDDDDDDDDDDEAEEDDENEEMNDK; translated from the exons ATGCCCGCCAGCCTCGACAGCCAGAGGCTGGAAGCCGTCTTCCAGTCGCGGCCAGACATTCTACAGGGCATTCAGAAAGCAGCTG ACACTCCCGCCCGAGTCGCACTATTCAACAACATCGCAAGCTTCGTCCACGAGCAGATCAACGGCCCAGAGCCCGTATCGAAACGCAGACGCGTAGACGAGGGCCCCACGAACGGTTTCAAGGCGACGAATACGAATGGCACGCTTGCAAAAGCGGCGCCCAAGAGCTCCGGCACCGGCAATGCGGCCGACGAAGAGGTGCTCCTCGAGATCAAGGAAATATCCGTCTCAGTGCCGCAGCGCAAAAAGTACGACCTCTGCTTCACGGCCAATCACCTATACGCTCGCGCACCAAACACCACCGCCCCCGTCGAGGGCATCACCTACGCCTGGGAAGACATCG AATACGCCTTCTACCTCCCCGTTCCCGAAAAGACCCAGGTGCAACACAACTACGTGCTGTTCCCCCGCGGGACATGCCTCCCGACAAAGACGGCACCCGAGAAGGAAGCGCTGGTGTTCACGGTACCATCCACGCCACCCAAGCAGGGCACCATCGGCGGGCCGAGGGCGAACGCAGCATCAACCGTCTCCGACACCTACCGCGCCCTCTTTGACTGGGCGCTGACGACACATCTCAGCTCCGCCGGCAACCGGGCCGAAATCGTCGCGGCGGACCCCAGCAAATTCCACAGTCTCGTGCGCCAGCCGCATAGACCGAACGAGAAGGCGGTGCACGTCAAGGCCTTCCGCGGGTCCAAGGACGGATACCTTTTCTTCCTGCCCAACGGCATCTTCTACGGCTTTAAAAAGcccctcgtcttcctgcCCATCGACCGTATCGTGGCCGTCAGCTACACGAGCGTCCTGCAGCGCACCTTCAACATTGTTGTCGAGGTCTTCACCGAAGGCGACGCGACCGAGGAGATTGAGTTTGGCATGTTGGACCAAGAGGACtacggcggcatcgacgagtCGTACGTCAAGCGCCACGGGCTGCAGGACCGGAGCATGGCCGAGCAGAGGAAAGCCAAGATGGAGTTGACGGAAAACctgaaggcgaagaagggtgCGGATGCCGAGGCTGGTGCAAACGGCGACACCGACGCCAACGGCATGACGGAGCTAGAGAAGGCCCATCTCGAGGCGGAGCAGGCTCTccaggaagacgaagatgaagacgaagaggactACGATCCCGGCagtgagggtgagagtgaaGGCTCGGGGtcgagcgacgacgacgatgacgacgacgacgacgacgatgatgaggctgaagaggacgacgagaacgaggagaTGAACGACAAGTAG